The Cervus canadensis isolate Bull #8, Minnesota chromosome X, ASM1932006v1, whole genome shotgun sequence genome contains a region encoding:
- the LOC122435431 gene encoding heterogeneous nuclear ribonucleoprotein A1-like, producing the protein MSKSESPKEPEQLRKLFIGGLSFETTDESLRSHFEQWGTLTDCVVMRDPNTKRSRGFGFVTYATVEEVDAAMNARPHKADGRVVEPKRAMSREDSQRPGAHLTVKKIFVGGIKEDTEEHHLRDYFEQYGKIEVIEIMTDRGSGKKRGFAFVTFDDHDSVDKIVIQKYHTVNGHNCEVRKALSKQEMASASSSQRGRSGSGNFGGGRGGGFGGNDNFGRGGNFSGLGGFGGSRGGGGYGGSGDGYNGFGNDGSNFGGGGSYNDFGNYNNQSSNFGPMKGGNFGGRSSGPYGGGGQYFAKPRNQGGYGGSSSSSSYGSGRRF; encoded by the coding sequence ATGTCTAAATCAGAGTCTCCCAAAGAGCCCGAACAGCTGCGGAAACTCTTCATCGGAGGATTGAGCTTTGAAACAACTGATGAGAGTCTGAGGAGCCATTTTGAGCAATGGGGAACGCTCACAGACTGTGTGGTAATGAGGGATCCAAACACCAAGCGCTCCAGAGGCTTCGGGTTTGTCACATACGCCACGGTGGAGGAGGTGGATGCGGCCATGAATGCAAGGCCACACAAGGCGGATGGAAGAGTTGTGGAACCAAAGAGGGCCATGTCAAGAGAAGATTCTCAAAGACCTGGTGCCCACTTAACTGTGAAAAAGATTTTTGTTGGTGGCATTAAAGAAGACACTGAAGAACATCACCTGAGAGATTATTTTGAACAGTATGGAAAAATTGAAGTAATTGAAATCATGACTGATCGAGGCAGTGGCAAAAAGAGAGGCTTTGCTTTTGTAACCTTTGATGACCATGACTCTGTAGACAAAATTGTCATTCAGAAATACCACACTGTGAATGGCCACAACTGTGAAGTGAGAAAAGCCCTGTCTAAGCAAGAGAtggctagtgcttcatccagccagagaGGTCGAAGTGGTTCTGGAAACTTTGGTGGTGGTCGTGGAGGTGGTTTTGGTGGGAATGACAACTTTGGTCGTGGAGGAAACTTCAGTGGTCTAGGTGGCTTTGGTGGCAGCCGTGGTGGTGGCGGATATGGTGGCAGTGGGGATGGATATAATGGATTTGGTAATGACGGAAGCAATTTTGGAGGTGGCGGAAGCTACAATGATTTTGGCAATTACAACAATCAATCTTCAAATTTTGGACCCATGAAAGGAGGAAACTTTGGAGGCAGAAGTTCTGGCCCCTATGGTGGTGGAGGCCAATACTTTGCCAAACCACGAAACCAAGGTGGCTATGGTGgttccagcagcagcagtagctatgGCAGTGGCAGAAGGTTTTAA